One stretch of Riemerella columbina DNA includes these proteins:
- the murD gene encoding UDP-N-acetylmuramoyl-L-alanine--D-glutamate ligase has translation MKIVVLGAGESGFGAAYLAKKKGMEVFVSDKGQIKEEYKTLLTQHGIEYEEGGHDEARILSADWVIKSPGIPKKADIIFKINLKGIRLSSEIEFASEFTNAKIIAITGSNGKTTTTSLIYHILKNNGMNVGIGGNIGKSFAKQVADENFEYYVLEVSSFQLDDIQNFRPYISLLLNLSQDHLDQYNYNYEEYALAKFKIAENQENDNFFIYNKDDEMSQKILQELDLRVKKVPFSIKEKLEEGGYVEDDRLVVKLQDEFTMKIEDLALIGNHNVANSLAASIAGKLLDIKNDEIRNSLMTFQAVDHRLQEIAVKEGVPYINDSKATNVNATYYALESMTQPTIWIVGGVDKGNDYTEIEDLVKRKVKAIIAMGLDNQKIIDFFRDKKERIYDTSSMAEAVKIAHTIAQEGDAVLLSPCCASFDLFKNYEDRGEQFKNEVLKY, from the coding sequence ATGAAAATCGTTGTATTAGGGGCTGGAGAAAGTGGTTTTGGCGCTGCCTACCTTGCTAAAAAGAAGGGGATGGAGGTCTTTGTTTCTGACAAAGGGCAGATTAAAGAGGAATACAAAACCCTACTCACGCAGCACGGTATTGAGTACGAAGAAGGTGGGCATGATGAAGCGCGCATCCTCAGTGCAGATTGGGTGATTAAATCCCCAGGAATTCCTAAAAAAGCGGATATTATTTTCAAAATCAACTTGAAGGGCATTCGGTTATCTTCGGAGATTGAGTTTGCCTCGGAGTTTACCAACGCGAAAATCATCGCGATTACGGGGAGTAACGGTAAAACCACCACCACCTCGCTCATCTATCATATCCTAAAAAATAACGGGATGAATGTGGGCATTGGTGGCAATATTGGAAAAAGCTTTGCCAAACAGGTGGCAGATGAAAATTTTGAGTACTATGTGCTGGAGGTGAGCTCTTTCCAATTAGATGATATTCAGAATTTTAGACCATATATTTCTTTACTTTTAAATTTGAGCCAAGACCATTTGGATCAATACAATTATAATTATGAAGAGTATGCATTAGCTAAGTTTAAAATTGCTGAAAATCAAGAGAATGATAATTTCTTCATTTATAATAAAGATGATGAAATGAGCCAGAAAATCCTCCAAGAGTTGGATTTACGGGTGAAAAAAGTACCCTTCTCCATTAAGGAAAAACTGGAAGAAGGTGGCTATGTGGAAGATGACCGCTTGGTGGTGAAGCTCCAAGATGAATTCACAATGAAGATTGAAGATTTAGCCCTCATCGGCAATCATAATGTAGCGAATAGTCTGGCGGCATCCATCGCAGGGAAGTTGTTGGACATTAAAAATGATGAAATCCGAAACTCGCTGATGACCTTCCAAGCAGTAGACCACCGTTTGCAAGAAATCGCGGTGAAAGAGGGCGTGCCTTACATCAATGATAGTAAAGCCACCAATGTGAATGCTACTTATTACGCACTGGAGAGTATGACCCAGCCGACCATTTGGATTGTAGGCGGCGTGGACAAAGGTAATGATTATACCGAGATAGAAGATTTAGTGAAACGGAAAGTGAAAGCCATCATCGCTATGGGATTGGATAACCAGAAGATTATTGACTTTTTCCGAGATAAAAAAGAACGAATTTACGACACCAGTAGTATGGCGGAGGCGGTAAAAATAGCGCATACCATTGCCCAAGAGGGAGATGCCGTGCTGCTCTCGCCGTGCTGTGCCAGCTTTGACCTTTTTAAAAACTACGAAGACCGTGGCGAACAATTTAAAAATGAGGTGCTAAAATATTAA